From the genome of Sphingobacterium kitahiroshimense, one region includes:
- a CDS encoding ABC transporter ATP-binding protein: MDVSKPIIRISNLRKSYGSKEILKGINLDIYPGQVIGYIGPNGAGKSTTVKILTGLINDFEGEVFINDIDIKEDPLTVKSQIGYVPENAELYEVLTPMEYLDFVGKLYVMEDTLIQQRAQQLLKAFGLEENLNNRMDTFSKGMRQKVLLISGIIHNPQIIILDEPLSGLDANAVIIVKELISLLAKEGKTIFYCSHMMDVVEKVSDRIMLISEGNIIADGSFEQLKTNQSDTLEQIFSKLTGKEDGNIDASHIISAIR; the protein is encoded by the coding sequence ATGGATGTGAGCAAACCAATTATCCGAATTTCAAATCTTAGAAAATCATACGGATCAAAAGAAATATTAAAGGGCATAAATCTTGATATTTATCCCGGTCAAGTAATCGGTTATATTGGCCCCAATGGTGCCGGTAAATCGACTACAGTTAAAATACTTACGGGTTTGATAAATGATTTTGAAGGAGAGGTTTTTATTAATGATATAGATATTAAAGAAGATCCGCTTACCGTAAAAAGTCAAATCGGTTATGTACCAGAAAATGCAGAACTATATGAGGTATTGACGCCTATGGAATACCTTGATTTTGTAGGTAAACTGTATGTTATGGAAGATACATTAATTCAACAAAGGGCACAACAATTACTTAAAGCATTTGGTCTTGAAGAAAATTTAAATAACAGGATGGATACATTTTCTAAAGGTATGCGCCAAAAAGTATTATTAATTTCAGGTATAATACATAATCCCCAAATTATAATTTTAGATGAACCATTATCCGGATTAGATGCTAATGCTGTTATTATTGTAAAAGAATTGATTTCCCTTTTGGCTAAAGAAGGCAAAACAATATTTTACTGCTCGCACATGATGGACGTTGTCGAAAAAGTATCCGATCGCATTATGTTAATCTCAGAAGGTAATATTATAGCTGATGGAAGTTTCGAGCAATTAAAAACGAACCAATCTGATACGTTGGAACAAATTTTCTCAAAACTC
- a CDS encoding pentapeptide repeat-containing protein, whose product MTAAYYEGEKITFIDYKKNNFEQAEYDNCRFENCDFSNNKLNNSIFADCTFIDCNFSLAELSGTTFQQVLFKNCKLLGLQFQQCNRFGLSFTFENCNIDHASFYQLKLKKTTFRSCQLREVDFSEADLTGSSFQNCDLNQAIFDQTNLEQVDFRDAQNLMLSPNKNKLKKAKFSLLSLPGLLSEYDIKIES is encoded by the coding sequence ATGACCGCAGCATATTACGAAGGAGAAAAAATAACTTTCATCGATTATAAAAAAAATAACTTTGAACAAGCTGAATACGATAATTGCCGTTTCGAAAACTGCGACTTTTCAAACAATAAATTAAACAATAGCATTTTTGCAGATTGTACATTTATAGATTGTAATTTCTCATTAGCCGAATTATCCGGAACAACATTCCAACAAGTCCTATTTAAAAACTGTAAACTATTAGGCTTACAATTTCAGCAATGCAACCGCTTCGGTTTATCTTTTACTTTTGAAAACTGCAATATCGATCATGCTTCATTTTATCAATTGAAGCTAAAAAAAACAACCTTTAGAAGTTGCCAATTACGGGAAGTAGATTTTTCTGAAGCAGATCTAACAGGGTCATCTTTCCAAAATTGTGATCTAAATCAAGCAATATTTGATCAGACCAATTTGGAGCAGGTCGATTTTCGAGATGCACAAAATCTGATGCTGTCACCGAATAAAAACAAATTAAAAAAAGCAAAGTTTTCACTCCTAAGTCTGCCTGGCCTACTTAGCGAATATGATATCAAAATCGAGTCGTAA
- a CDS encoding OsmC family protein: MAKEHQYKQKVIWTGNTGKDTASYKDYKRDFEISIPHKAVIAGSSDPAFLGDPTKHNPEDLFLSSLSTCHMLWYLHFCAESGIQVVRYEDQPIGILTEEKSGAGQFTKVTLQPTVWIRNPELMTLATELHTKANAYCFIAKSIRIPVHHEPIILIVL, from the coding sequence ATGGCAAAAGAACATCAATACAAGCAAAAAGTAATCTGGACGGGAAATACTGGAAAAGATACCGCTTCCTATAAAGACTATAAACGTGATTTTGAAATCAGCATACCGCACAAAGCAGTAATTGCAGGATCTTCAGATCCTGCTTTTTTAGGTGATCCAACAAAACATAACCCAGAAGATTTATTCCTAAGTTCACTATCAACGTGTCATATGCTTTGGTATTTACACTTTTGTGCCGAATCGGGTATACAAGTAGTACGATATGAAGATCAACCGATAGGTATTCTAACAGAAGAGAAATCTGGGGCTGGTCAATTTACAAAAGTTACACTCCAACCAACCGTCTGGATCAGAAATCCAGAATTGATGACACTTGCCACAGAATTACATACTAAGGCCAATGCATATTGTTTTATTGCAAAATCAATTCGGATTCCTGTTCATCATGAACCCATTATACTCATAGTTCTGTAG
- a CDS encoding VOC family protein, which translates to MTTINPYLTFEGNCEEAFNFYKNVFKKEFQYIGKFGEMPTAEGQTPLSPEQKDKIMHVSLPIHGDSILMGSDSIDGNCGNYIKGTNITLSINSTDKEEADRLYDVLSVNGIQSMKMTQTFWGAYFGMLTDQFGINWMINVDNNTPE; encoded by the coding sequence ATGACAACAATCAATCCTTATTTAACATTTGAAGGCAACTGCGAGGAGGCATTTAACTTCTATAAAAATGTTTTCAAGAAAGAATTCCAGTACATAGGTAAATTTGGTGAGATGCCTACAGCTGAGGGACAAACACCGCTATCACCAGAACAGAAAGATAAAATCATGCATGTTTCATTACCCATACACGGAGATAGTATTTTAATGGGTAGCGATAGTATTGATGGTAATTGTGGAAATTATATAAAAGGAACGAATATTACACTATCAATTAACAGTACAGATAAAGAAGAAGCAGATAGGCTCTATGATGTACTTTCAGTCAATGGAATACAGTCTATGAAAATGACTCAAACATTCTGGGGAGCATATTTTGGCATGTTAACAGATCAATTTGGCATTAATTGGATGATCAATGTTGATAATAATACCCCGGAATAG
- a CDS encoding SRPBCC family protein, with product MKNQISVEAQMLIRKPVEQVFQSFIDPAITVHFWFTKSSGKLEIGKTVIWEWEMYGVKSTAKVQDIIVNEKITVLWGPPETLVEFNFKSLSPDRTYVTIHQRGFQQSGDELLQVLIDSTGGFTTVLDGCKAYLEHGINLNLIADKFPKEALL from the coding sequence ATGAAAAACCAAATATCTGTAGAAGCTCAAATGTTAATTAGAAAACCTGTTGAACAGGTGTTTCAATCATTTATAGATCCTGCGATTACTGTCCATTTTTGGTTTACCAAAAGCTCCGGAAAACTAGAAATTGGAAAAACAGTTATTTGGGAATGGGAAATGTATGGTGTAAAAAGTACTGCTAAAGTACAGGATATCATCGTCAATGAAAAAATTACAGTACTATGGGGACCACCCGAAACTTTAGTAGAGTTCAATTTTAAATCACTGTCTCCAGATCGTACGTATGTCACAATCCATCAAAGAGGCTTCCAGCAATCAGGAGATGAATTATTGCAAGTATTAATAGATTCTACCGGAGGATTTACAACGGTACTCGATGGTTGCAAAGCATACCTTGAACACGGTATAAATCTAAATTTAATTGCAGACAAATTCCCCAAAGAAGCGCTGTTATAA
- a CDS encoding NAD(P)-dependent oxidoreductase has product MHHKNIGWIGLGNMGFPMAKNLENAGFPLSVFNRTPSKSEPFTDLSEVYISAVELVKNCDIIFTMVSNDAAIIDLYEDIFHLEDISGKIFIDMSTISKDLTLTIAQKIQEKQARFMDAPVAGSTVPAKEGTLIIMAGGEEKDLQEVLPYLNKLGKAVKHVGPVGSGISAKLAINYFLSIIYQGLAETVLFAEKSGIKIEDMLEIINESACGSGATKVKTPLLLQQDYAPAFALDFMLKDLNLAKKEGVNTPMNTVLLETYQKAHDAGLGKQDVISIIKYLKQIQ; this is encoded by the coding sequence ATGCATCATAAAAATATAGGTTGGATCGGATTGGGAAACATGGGATTTCCAATGGCAAAAAATCTAGAAAATGCAGGATTTCCCCTTTCCGTCTTCAATCGAACTCCAAGTAAATCAGAACCATTCACAGATCTTTCAGAAGTTTATATAAGTGCCGTTGAATTAGTCAAAAACTGTGATATTATCTTCACCATGGTTTCGAACGACGCGGCAATAATAGATCTTTATGAAGATATATTTCATCTTGAAGATATATCAGGAAAAATATTTATCGATATGAGTACGATTTCCAAAGACCTTACTTTAACGATAGCACAAAAAATTCAAGAAAAGCAAGCTCGGTTTATGGATGCACCTGTAGCAGGGAGTACTGTTCCTGCTAAAGAAGGAACATTGATTATCATGGCTGGTGGAGAAGAAAAAGACCTGCAAGAAGTATTACCCTATTTAAATAAATTAGGTAAGGCAGTAAAGCATGTTGGCCCCGTAGGAAGTGGTATTTCAGCTAAACTGGCTATAAATTATTTTCTCTCTATCATCTATCAGGGCCTTGCCGAAACAGTTTTATTTGCTGAAAAAAGTGGAATTAAAATAGAAGACATGTTAGAAATAATCAATGAAAGTGCCTGTGGAAGTGGAGCCACTAAAGTAAAAACTCCACTCCTATTACAGCAAGATTATGCACCCGCCTTTGCTTTGGACTTCATGTTAAAAGATCTAAACCTTGCAAAAAAAGAAGGTGTTAACACCCCAATGAATACAGTGCTACTGGAAACGTATCAAAAAGCACATGATGCAGGATTAGGAAAACAGGATGTTATCAGTATTATTAAGTATTTAAAACAGATTCAGTAA
- a CDS encoding VF530 family DNA-binding protein has product MEQKNNPLHGKRLDTILEYLIAYFEGWEGLGERINIRCFNENPSIKSSLAFLRKTPWARKKVEELYLKIYEYENK; this is encoded by the coding sequence ATGGAACAAAAAAATAACCCACTTCACGGAAAAAGACTGGATACAATACTAGAATATCTAATTGCTTATTTTGAAGGTTGGGAAGGATTAGGTGAACGGATCAATATTCGCTGTTTCAACGAAAACCCCAGTATTAAATCATCGTTAGCTTTTTTAAGAAAAACACCGTGGGCAAGAAAAAAGGTCGAGGAATTATATCTTAAAATTTACGAATACGAAAACAAGTAG
- a CDS encoding serine hydrolase, with protein sequence MKKIACIALLFFSSTSLFAQHIQESVVDSIVQKTLLTFNVPGIAVGIVKDNQVIFAKGYGIADLNRMNKVYASTNFGIASNSKAFTTTALAILVDEGKLNWDDHVQKYLPEFKMYNDYVTKNFTIRDLLTHRSGLGLGAGDLMIWPDGHDFTPDDIIHNIQYLKPTSDFRTKYDYDNLLYIIAGKVLEKVSGQSWQTFIQERIFKPLAMNHSAPNWNMLQDRQDVIAPHVPLDGINHVSTRYTNTILDAAGGIYSNVVDLNKWMIFHLNNGDNNGHQLITKKQLKELITPQTIMPVSTVPPYNSIFRAYGLGFRLTDMAGKLEVSHTGGLEGIVTQIVMLPQLKLGIVVLTNQQEGAAFSAISNTIKDFYLGINDQHWITTYQTSIAKNNAEADLITQKTWQIVEENKNIQDKYRQTIPGKYLDNWLGEVSIKAENGRLTFASKRSPQLTGELYYYQDSTYVVKWYNRLMYADAFVHFTIQDKEIAGFTMNPVSPQTDFSFDFQDLNFKKHTNNGTKK encoded by the coding sequence ATGAAAAAAATAGCTTGTATAGCTCTTCTATTTTTTAGCAGCACTTCTTTATTTGCACAGCATATACAAGAAAGTGTCGTAGACTCCATTGTCCAGAAAACATTATTAACCTTTAATGTGCCGGGAATAGCCGTGGGTATCGTAAAAGATAACCAGGTAATATTCGCCAAAGGATATGGTATTGCCGACTTAAATAGAATGAATAAGGTCTATGCTTCAACGAACTTTGGAATTGCCTCCAATTCAAAGGCCTTTACAACCACTGCCCTGGCTATTTTAGTAGATGAAGGTAAATTAAACTGGGATGACCACGTACAAAAATACCTCCCGGAATTCAAGATGTATAATGATTATGTAACTAAAAACTTCACGATTCGTGATCTGCTAACTCACAGAAGTGGTTTGGGACTAGGTGCCGGAGATTTAATGATATGGCCCGATGGACATGACTTTACTCCCGATGACATTATCCATAACATCCAGTATTTAAAACCTACATCCGATTTTCGCACAAAATATGATTATGATAATCTGCTATACATTATAGCTGGAAAAGTTTTAGAAAAAGTATCAGGCCAAAGTTGGCAGACATTTATTCAGGAAAGGATATTTAAACCGTTGGCAATGAATCATTCTGCACCAAATTGGAACATGTTGCAAGATCGCCAAGATGTGATCGCTCCACATGTACCTCTAGATGGTATAAATCATGTCAGTACACGCTATACCAATACCATTTTGGATGCAGCCGGAGGCATATACTCCAATGTGGTCGATCTCAACAAATGGATGATTTTTCACCTCAACAACGGCGACAATAATGGACATCAGCTGATCACCAAGAAGCAATTAAAAGAATTGATCACACCACAGACAATCATGCCTGTCAGTACTGTTCCTCCTTACAACTCGATATTCAGAGCATATGGCCTTGGCTTTCGTCTGACAGATATGGCGGGTAAATTAGAGGTTTCCCATACGGGTGGATTAGAAGGAATTGTCACACAAATCGTTATGCTTCCACAATTAAAACTGGGTATTGTAGTGCTCACCAATCAGCAAGAAGGTGCAGCATTCAGTGCCATCAGTAATACGATAAAAGATTTTTATTTAGGTATTAACGATCAACACTGGATTACCACCTATCAAACTTCAATTGCCAAAAACAATGCTGAAGCTGATCTCATAACACAGAAAACGTGGCAAATCGTAGAAGAGAATAAAAACATTCAGGACAAATACCGGCAAACAATACCAGGTAAATATCTCGACAACTGGCTTGGAGAAGTATCAATTAAAGCTGAAAATGGACGATTAACGTTCGCTTCAAAACGTTCTCCCCAACTCACTGGTGAACTTTACTATTATCAAGACAGCACGTATGTTGTCAAATGGTACAATCGCTTGATGTATGCAGATGCATTTGTACACTTCACTATTCAAGACAAAGAAATAGCTGGTTTTACAATGAACCCGGTATCACCACAGACAGATTTTAGTTTCGACTTTCAAGATCTAAATTTTAAAAAACACACAAACAATGGAACAAAAAAATAA
- a CDS encoding SDR family oxidoreductase, whose protein sequence is MSTTQGMLREDALMGKNILITGGGTGLGKAMTRYFLQLGAQCIITSRKDDVIQQTAAELSKETNGKCIAIACDVRDYDQVEKVINYGIKQLGSIDILVNNAAGNFISPTERLSHRAFESVLGIVLQGTINCTLALGKIWIANKDKDKTVLNIVTTYASTGSGYVVPSACAKSGVLAMTRSLAVEWGRKGIRLNAIAPGPFHTTGAFDRLFPSNLSDTLNPVNRIPLGRTGNLQELANLAAYLVSDYSAYINGDVITIDGGEWLKGAGEFNGLDAVSEEQWDTVEKLTRGAKST, encoded by the coding sequence ATGAGTACAACACAAGGAATGCTTCGTGAGGATGCACTAATGGGAAAAAACATATTGATTACCGGAGGTGGAACAGGTCTTGGTAAAGCTATGACCCGATACTTTTTACAATTAGGGGCACAATGCATCATCACGAGTCGAAAAGACGATGTTATCCAACAAACCGCAGCAGAGCTTAGTAAGGAAACTAATGGTAAATGTATAGCAATTGCTTGTGATGTTCGCGATTATGACCAAGTAGAGAAAGTTATTAATTATGGTATTAAACAGCTTGGCTCAATTGACATATTAGTGAATAACGCCGCCGGAAATTTCATCTCGCCGACAGAAAGATTAAGCCACCGTGCATTTGAATCTGTTTTAGGAATTGTACTTCAAGGTACCATAAACTGCACACTGGCACTTGGAAAAATTTGGATTGCAAACAAGGATAAAGATAAAACAGTACTTAATATTGTAACGACCTACGCAAGTACCGGTTCAGGATATGTCGTACCCTCTGCTTGTGCTAAATCTGGAGTATTAGCGATGACAAGATCGTTAGCAGTTGAGTGGGGACGCAAAGGAATTCGATTAAATGCAATTGCTCCCGGCCCTTTTCATACAACTGGCGCTTTCGACCGCCTCTTTCCAAGTAACCTAAGTGACACCCTCAACCCTGTCAACAGGATACCTCTTGGAAGAACTGGTAACTTACAAGAATTAGCCAATTTGGCTGCATACCTCGTTTCCGACTATTCAGCATACATCAATGGTGATGTGATCACAATCGATGGCGGAGAATGGTTAAAAGGTGCTGGAGAATTTAATGGACTCGATGCCGTTTCAGAGGAACAATGGGACACGGTTGAAAAATTGACCAGAGGAGCAAAAAGTACTTAA
- the tsf gene encoding translation elongation factor Ts codes for MSVQISASDVNKLRQQTGAGMMDCKKALVEANGDFEAAVDYLRKKGAKVAASRQDRDSNEGVIIAKAATDGKSGIVVEVNCETDFVAKNADFVAFADSVAEVALANKPATLEDLKALEIGGTKIADLLIEQTGKIGEKIDVSKYETVSAEKVVAYIHANYRLGVLVGLSANVDGVEEAGKDVAMQIAAMNPIAIDKDGVDAHTIEREIAIAKEQIMAEGKPAEMAEKIAAGKLNKFFKETTLLNQEFVKDNSKSIAQFLDSVSKGLTVTAFKRVQLGA; via the coding sequence ATGTCAGTACAAATTTCTGCATCAGATGTAAACAAGTTGCGTCAACAAACAGGCGCAGGTATGATGGATTGTAAAAAAGCGTTAGTTGAAGCAAACGGTGATTTCGAAGCTGCTGTTGATTACTTACGTAAAAAAGGAGCTAAAGTTGCTGCTAGCCGTCAAGACCGTGATTCTAACGAAGGTGTTATCATTGCTAAAGCTGCAACTGATGGTAAATCAGGTATCGTAGTTGAAGTTAACTGTGAAACTGATTTCGTAGCTAAAAATGCTGACTTCGTGGCTTTCGCTGATTCAGTTGCTGAAGTTGCTTTAGCAAACAAACCTGCTACTTTAGAAGACCTAAAAGCATTAGAAATTGGCGGTACTAAAATTGCTGATTTATTAATCGAGCAAACTGGTAAAATCGGTGAGAAAATTGACGTTTCTAAATACGAAACTGTTTCTGCTGAGAAAGTTGTTGCTTATATCCACGCAAACTACCGTCTAGGTGTATTAGTTGGTTTATCTGCAAATGTTGATGGTGTTGAAGAAGCTGGTAAAGATGTAGCTATGCAAATCGCTGCAATGAACCCTATTGCTATTGATAAAGATGGTGTTGATGCGCATACAATCGAGCGTGAAATTGCTATCGCTAAAGAACAAATCATGGCTGAAGGTAAACCTGCTGAAATGGCAGAAAAAATCGCTGCTGGTAAATTGAACAAATTCTTCAAAGAAACTACTTTGTTGAACCAAGAATTCGTGAAAGATAACTCTAAATCTATCGCTCAATTCTTAGATTCAGTTTCTAAAGGCTTAACTGTTACTGCATTCAAACGTGTTCAATTAGGAGCATAA
- the rpsB gene encoding 30S ribosomal protein S2 yields MARTTYQDLLDAGVHFGHLTRKWDPKMAKYIFMERNGIHIIDLNKTLTKLEEAASAIKQIVKSGRKVLFVATKKQAKEIIAQQAKAVNMPFVTERWLGGMLTNFTTVRKSIKKMSTIDKMQKDGTYDVLSKKEKLMIQRERIKLESLLGGIADLNRLPAALFIIDVKKEHIAVTEAIKLSIPTFAMVDTNSDPSNIDFPIPANDDASKSISLIAGIIGQAIQEGLDERKRDKEDEAEKEAAAAKAKVDTTEASEAKRPRKAKDGE; encoded by the coding sequence ATGGCAAGAACAACTTATCAAGACTTATTGGATGCAGGTGTGCACTTTGGTCACCTTACACGTAAATGGGATCCGAAAATGGCTAAGTACATTTTCATGGAACGTAACGGTATCCACATCATTGACTTGAACAAAACGCTTACGAAATTGGAAGAAGCTGCTTCAGCTATCAAACAAATCGTAAAATCAGGTCGTAAGGTTTTATTCGTAGCAACGAAAAAACAAGCAAAAGAAATCATCGCTCAACAAGCGAAAGCAGTTAACATGCCTTTCGTTACAGAAAGATGGTTAGGTGGTATGCTTACAAACTTCACAACAGTTCGTAAGTCCATCAAAAAAATGTCTACTATTGACAAAATGCAAAAAGATGGTACATACGATGTATTATCTAAAAAAGAGAAGTTGATGATTCAACGTGAGCGTATCAAATTAGAGTCTCTATTAGGAGGTATCGCTGATTTGAACCGTTTACCGGCTGCTTTATTCATCATCGATGTGAAAAAAGAACACATCGCTGTTACTGAAGCAATCAAATTGAGCATCCCTACTTTTGCAATGGTTGATACAAACTCTGACCCTTCAAACATTGATTTCCCAATCCCTGCAAATGATGACGCTAGTAAATCTATTAGCTTAATCGCTGGTATCATTGGTCAAGCAATCCAAGAAGGTTTGGACGAGCGCAAACGTGATAAAGAAGACGAAGCAGAAAAAGAAGCAGCTGCAGCTAAGGCTAAAGTTGATACTACTGAAGCTTCAGAAGCTAAACGTCCTCGTAAAGCGAAAGACGGAGAATAA
- the rpsI gene encoding 30S ribosomal protein S9, which produces MSTTNTSGRRKTAVARIYLTAGSGVLTINGKDYKEYFPTLPLQYIVTQSLEVAGQAGNFDAKVNVNGGGVKGQAEAVRLAIAKALVELDPEVKPALRAKGLVTRDDRMVERKKPGRKKARKRFQFSKR; this is translated from the coding sequence ATGTCAACAACTAATACTTCAGGAAGAAGAAAAACTGCTGTTGCCCGCATTTACTTAACTGCTGGTAGCGGAGTCCTTACAATCAATGGTAAAGACTACAAAGAATATTTCCCAACATTGCCTTTGCAATACATTGTTACTCAATCATTAGAAGTAGCAGGTCAAGCAGGGAATTTTGATGCGAAAGTGAACGTTAATGGAGGTGGTGTAAAAGGACAAGCTGAGGCTGTACGTTTAGCTATTGCGAAAGCATTAGTTGAATTAGACCCAGAAGTTAAACCAGCTTTACGTGCTAAAGGTTTAGTTACACGTGATGACCGTATGGTTGAGCGTAAGAAACCAGGACGCAAGAAAGCTCGTAAGAGATTCCAATTCAGTAAACGTTAA
- the rplM gene encoding 50S ribosomal protein L13, with protein MNTLSYKTVSANKNTINKEWIVVDAEGEILGRLASEIAKVIRGKHKPSFTPHVDCGDNVIVINAEKIRLTGNKLGDKTYVRYTGYPGGQRFITPKELLAKHPERVIEKAVRGMLPKNRLGRQLFKNLYVYAGTEHKQEAQNPKPVKF; from the coding sequence GTGAATACGTTAAGTTACAAAACTGTCTCTGCCAACAAGAACACCATCAACAAAGAATGGATCGTTGTTGATGCTGAAGGCGAGATTTTGGGGCGCTTGGCAAGCGAAATTGCGAAAGTAATTCGCGGAAAGCACAAGCCATCGTTTACCCCTCACGTAGATTGCGGAGATAATGTTATCGTTATCAATGCAGAAAAAATTAGATTGACAGGTAATAAATTGGGTGACAAAACTTACGTTCGCTACACGGGATACCCGGGTGGTCAACGTTTCATCACTCCAAAAGAATTATTGGCAAAACACCCTGAGCGCGTTATTGAAAAAGCTGTTCGTGGTATGCTTCCTAAAAACCGTTTAGGTCGTCAATTGTTTAAAAACCTTTATGTTTATGCTGGAACTGAGCACAAACAAGAGGCTCAAAATCCAAAACCAGTTAAATTTTAA
- a CDS encoding tetratricopeptide repeat protein has translation MFKKYLKYALLVTLLTTVGQRVSAQESKQEKPYSQQLKNIEVFLRNGDFKQAMDSLDAITTRYPNADDAYFTKAVLFGQMRNADRALEEVNKALEINPKNEYLSFNIDVNKGKGDLPSAIRSLDLLMTKEKVNIAALNREKIMLLFNSDKKDEAFALYKDVRERAGATDTLDVIGATLLLSKDDFPAVIQVLEPWAIKKSPLAQVYSQLAQAYRGIKDPKKAIAILNTGVANAKDDYLFLDLADEYRLSGKAKLSYDYLKQAFLSKSVDFSEKNRIILSLLAPNSGFSFDQAQELANILVDVHPRVAESHVAKGQVNWMRNDLVGAQSSFSIAVGINPYQIDAWRMLMNVDLALEQYDQAIEHGGEALHNIPNNPVILYFSSIAYTLKGNYDLARNLMEAALNNGQNENAIFQSNIYSGLGDIYHSLKMEAASDVAYREAINLDSTNVSAMNNLAYYLALRNQDLDDAAHFAETANKLRPNDATLEDTYAWVLFQQGKYADALLWIEKAIKNSKSPSTVLLEHYGDILIKNKKITEAMKQWKSALAMGGSTETNMEKLREKINKKSYVE, from the coding sequence ATGTTTAAGAAATATTTGAAATACGCGCTATTGGTAACATTGTTAACTACGGTTGGACAAAGGGTTTCAGCACAGGAGAGCAAGCAAGAAAAACCTTATTCGCAACAATTAAAAAATATTGAAGTTTTTTTGAGGAACGGTGATTTCAAGCAGGCCATGGATTCTTTGGATGCCATTACTACGCGATATCCTAATGCTGATGATGCTTATTTTACTAAAGCCGTTTTATTTGGACAGATGCGTAATGCTGATCGTGCTTTGGAGGAAGTAAATAAAGCTTTGGAAATTAATCCTAAAAATGAATATTTAAGTTTCAATATCGATGTTAATAAAGGAAAAGGTGATCTCCCTAGTGCGATCCGTTCATTGGATCTGCTGATGACAAAGGAGAAGGTCAACATTGCGGCCTTGAATCGCGAGAAGATTATGTTGTTGTTTAACAGTGACAAAAAAGATGAGGCTTTTGCTTTATATAAGGATGTTAGAGAGCGAGCGGGAGCTACCGATACGCTTGACGTTATAGGTGCTACTTTGCTATTGTCAAAAGATGATTTTCCTGCTGTAATCCAGGTTCTTGAACCTTGGGCAATTAAAAAATCTCCTTTGGCACAGGTGTACAGTCAATTGGCACAGGCTTATCGTGGAATTAAAGATCCTAAAAAAGCTATTGCGATATTAAATACCGGTGTTGCGAATGCGAAAGACGATTACTTATTTTTAGATCTGGCTGATGAGTACCGTTTGTCTGGGAAGGCTAAGCTTTCTTATGATTACTTAAAACAAGCCTTTTTATCTAAAAGTGTTGATTTCTCGGAAAAAAATAGAATTATCTTATCTTTATTAGCTCCTAATAGTGGATTTTCATTCGACCAGGCACAAGAATTAGCTAATATATTGGTTGATGTACATCCTCGCGTAGCAGAAAGTCATGTGGCTAAGGGGCAGGTGAATTGGATGCGTAATGATTTAGTTGGGGCACAGTCTTCCTTTTCTATTGCAGTAGGTATCAATCCTTATCAAATTGATGCATGGCGTATGCTCATGAATGTTGATTTGGCGTTGGAGCAATATGATCAAGCTATAGAACATGGCGGTGAAGCTTTACACAATATTCCCAATAATCCTGTTATTTTGTACTTCAGTTCAATCGCATATACATTGAAAGGAAATTATGATTTAGCTAGAAATTTGATGGAGGCAGCTTTGAATAATGGTCAAAATGAGAATGCCATTTTTCAATCAAATATTTATAGTGGTCTGGGCGATATTTATCATTCGCTTAAAATGGAAGCAGCATCAGATGTTGCGTATAGAGAGGCTATTAACTTAGATAGTACAAATGTAAGTGCGATGAACAATTTAGCTTATTATTTAGCGTTAAGAAATCAGGATTTAGATGATGCGGCTCATTTTGCAGAGACAGCAAATAAGTTACGACCTAATGATGCGACATTGGAAGATACTTATGCATGGGTTTTATTTCAACAGGGTAAATATGCTGATGCATTGCTTTGGATTGAAAAGGCAATAAAAAATTCAAAATCGCCTTCAACAGTCCTATTGGAGCATTATGGTGATATTTTGATTAAAAATAAAAAAATAACAGAAGCGATGAAGCAATGGAAAAGTGCTTTGGCTATGGGGGGATCTACTGAAACCAATATGGAGAAGTTGAGAGAGAAAATAAATAAGAAATCGTATGTGGAATAA